In Phragmites australis chromosome 17, lpPhrAust1.1, whole genome shotgun sequence, the following are encoded in one genomic region:
- the LOC133897723 gene encoding uncharacterized protein LOC133897723 encodes MAISEAAVIGKETYRTLKLQGNIQGTDLLILVDSGSSHSFISTTVASALHGISSVLHPLKVQVANGSVLECQQELVNTEWAIQGFVFHSTLKVLPLITYDLILGMDWLEEFSPMKIHWSQKWLSICYHGNPIILQGLVTEFPTCTLIELAQITAETDKILDTPIPAVIQSVLSKFESVFVEPSGLTPPRACDHHIPLIPGARPIQIRPYRYAPVLKDEIEKQITEMLQSGVIQPSSSAFSSPVLLVKKKDGTWRFVLITDILML; translated from the coding sequence ATGGCCATTTCAGAAGCTGCAGTCATTGGCAAAGAAACCTATCGCACTTTGAAGCTTCAGGGTAATATCCAAGGCACTGATCTTTTAATCCTTGTTGATTCTGGGAGTTCCCACTCTTTTATTAGTACAACTGTTGcttctgctttgcatggaattAGTTCAGTGCTTCACCCATTGAAGGTGCAGGTGGCCAATGGCAGTGTACTTGAGTGTCAACAAGAACTGGTCAACACTGAGTGGGCTATTCAGGGTTTTGTCTTTCATTCCACCCTTAAGGTTTTACCATTGATAACATATGATCTTATTCTTGGTATGGATTGGTTGGAGGAATTCTCACCTATGAAAATACATTGGAGTCAAAAATGGTTATCTATATGTTATCATGGAAATCCTATTATTCTGCAAGGCTTGGTTACTGAATTCCCCACTTGCACTCTCATTGAGCTGGCTCAAATTACTGCAGAAACTGATAAAATCCTGGACACACCTATTCCTGCAGTTATTCAGTCAGTTCTGTCTAAATTTGAGTCAGTATTTGTAGAACCCTCTGGTTTAACTCCTCCGCGTGCTTGTGATCACCACATTCCCTTGATACCTGGTGCTAGACCTATCCAAATTAGGCCATATAGATATGCACCTGTCCTCAAGGATGAAATTGAAAAACAGATAACTGAAATGCTGCAATCAGGAGTTATTCAGCCAAGCTCTAGTGCCTTTTCATCTCCTGTTCTATTGGTgaaaaagaaggatggaacatGGCGTTTTGTGTTGATTACCGACATCTTAATGCTATGA